In one Pseudomonas sp. 31-12 genomic region, the following are encoded:
- a CDS encoding NADP-dependent oxidoreductase: protein MTSQTNRQFLLAKRPVGAATRETFTYQEVPVGEPAAGQILVKNEYLSLDPAMRGWMNEGKSYIPPVGIGEVMRALGVGKVVASNNPGFAVGDYVNGALGVQDYFLGEPRGFYKVDPTLAPLPRYLSALGMTGMTAYFALLDVGAPKEGDTVVLSGAAGAVGSIAGQIAKIKGCRVIGIAGGADKCKFLIDELGFDGVIDYKNEDVHAGLKRECPKGVDVYFDNVGGDILDAVLGRLAMKARVVICGAISQYNNKEAVKGPANYLSLLVNRARMEGFVVMDYAAQFAAAGQEMAGWMAKGQLKSKEDIVEGLETFPETLMKLFSGENFGKLVLKV from the coding sequence ATGACTTCCCAGACCAATCGCCAGTTCCTGCTTGCCAAACGTCCGGTGGGCGCGGCTACCCGCGAGACCTTTACCTATCAAGAAGTGCCAGTCGGCGAACCGGCTGCGGGTCAGATCCTGGTCAAAAACGAATACCTGTCCCTGGACCCGGCCATGCGTGGCTGGATGAACGAGGGCAAGTCCTACATTCCTCCGGTCGGTATCGGCGAAGTCATGCGCGCATTGGGTGTAGGCAAAGTCGTTGCCTCGAACAATCCCGGCTTCGCGGTCGGGGACTACGTCAACGGTGCACTGGGCGTGCAGGATTATTTCCTCGGCGAGCCACGAGGTTTCTACAAGGTCGATCCGACACTGGCACCGCTGCCGCGTTACCTGTCCGCACTGGGCATGACCGGGATGACCGCCTACTTCGCGCTGCTCGATGTCGGCGCACCGAAAGAAGGTGACACTGTGGTGCTGTCCGGCGCCGCCGGTGCAGTGGGAAGCATTGCCGGGCAGATCGCCAAGATAAAAGGCTGCCGTGTGATCGGCATCGCGGGCGGCGCGGACAAGTGCAAGTTCCTGATCGATGAACTGGGGTTTGACGGCGTCATCGACTACAAGAACGAAGACGTGCATGCGGGCCTGAAGCGTGAATGCCCGAAAGGCGTCGACGTGTATTTCGATAACGTCGGCGGCGATATTCTCGACGCGGTGCTGGGTCGCCTGGCCATGAAAGCGCGCGTGGTGATTTGTGGCGCGATCAGCCAGTACAACAACAAGGAAGCGGTCAAGGGCCCGGCCAACTACCTGTCGTTGCTGGTCAACCGCGCGCGGATGGAAGGTTTCGTGGTGATGGACTACGCCGCGCAGTTCGCCGCCGCCGGACAGGAAATGGCAGGTTGGATGGCCAAGGGGCAGCTCAAGAGCAAGGAAGATATTGTTGAAGGGCTGGAGACGTTCCCGGAGACGCTGATGAAGTTGTTCAGCGGCGAGAATTTCGGGAAGTTGGTTCTGAAGGTTTAA